In Pseudobacter ginsenosidimutans, the following are encoded in one genomic region:
- the gldF gene encoding gliding motility-associated ABC transporter permease subunit GldF, producing the protein MWPVCKKEFRQFFSSLTGYIAIVVFLLLNGLFLFVFPDTNILDFGYATLDKFFELAPWILLLLIPAITMRSFSDEFKAGTYEILQTKPLSRWKLVLGKYAGALGVVLIALIPTIIYVISVQQMSTEGGIDRGGTIGAYFGLIFLASVFVAIGICCSSFTSNAVVAFISGAFFCFLLYSGFNAISRIPALESGADYYIEMLGIDFHYRSISRGVIDSRDIIYFLSVIAFFLVCTTRNLLKR; encoded by the coding sequence ATGTGGCCCGTATGCAAAAAAGAGTTCAGGCAGTTTTTTAGTAGCCTCACCGGGTATATCGCAATAGTGGTATTCCTTTTACTTAACGGATTGTTTCTCTTTGTGTTCCCGGATACCAATATCCTTGATTTTGGCTACGCTACACTTGATAAATTTTTTGAATTAGCCCCCTGGATCCTGCTTCTCCTGATCCCTGCGATCACCATGCGCAGCTTCTCCGATGAATTCAAGGCGGGCACCTACGAAATTCTTCAAACCAAACCTCTGAGCAGATGGAAACTGGTGCTCGGAAAATATGCCGGAGCGCTTGGAGTGGTGCTGATTGCGCTTATACCTACCATTATTTATGTGATCAGTGTACAGCAAATGTCCACTGAAGGAGGGATCGATCGCGGCGGTACTATCGGTGCTTATTTCGGTCTGATCTTCCTGGCTTCCGTATTTGTGGCCATCGGGATCTGTTGCAGCAGTTTTACGAGTAATGCTGTGGTTGCATTTATCAGCGGCGCCTTTTTCTGTTTCCTTTTGTACAGTGGTTTCAATGCCATCAGCCGCATTCCCGCGCTGGAATCCGGGGCGGACTACTATATCGAAATGCTGGGTATCGATTTCCATTACCGCAGCATCAGCAGGGGCGTGATCGATAGCCGGGACATTATCTATTTCCTGAGCGTGATCGCATTCTTCCTTGTTTGTACCACCCGTAACCTGTTGAAGCGTTAA
- a CDS encoding cysteine desulfurase family protein, with the protein MLTLPVYLDYNATTPCDPRVVEAILPFFTRQFGNAASTTHVYGWQAAEAVQLAREQIAALINAEPGEIYFTSGATESDNLAIKGVFSMYSGKGNHIITAATEHKAVLDTCAHLEKAGANITYLPVNADGLINLQQLEASIRHDTILISIMYANNETGVLQPIKEIGAIAKKHNIIFFTDATQAAGKIPIDVINDNIDLLALSAHKFYGPKGCGAIYVRRKSPRVKLTPLIDGGGHEKGIRSGTLNVPGIVGLGKAASLANAEMLADTGRIIALKEHLEQSLLQTGNVIINGSSDHRLPNTSNLSFINTNSGVLMRTFTKDLAVSSGSACTSALMEPSYVLKAMGLSDELAYGSIRFSLGRFTTPEEIDYVIEKLKNI; encoded by the coding sequence ATGCTCACACTGCCAGTATATCTCGATTACAATGCCACCACACCCTGCGACCCGCGCGTGGTAGAAGCGATATTGCCTTTCTTCACCAGACAGTTCGGCAATGCAGCCAGTACCACACATGTTTATGGCTGGCAGGCTGCGGAAGCAGTGCAGCTGGCCCGCGAACAAATTGCAGCTCTCATCAATGCCGAACCCGGCGAGATCTATTTCACTTCCGGCGCCACAGAATCCGACAACCTCGCCATCAAAGGCGTGTTCAGCATGTATTCCGGCAAGGGTAATCATATCATCACAGCAGCTACAGAACACAAAGCCGTTCTCGATACCTGCGCACATCTTGAAAAGGCTGGAGCCAATATCACTTACCTTCCCGTCAATGCCGATGGTCTCATCAATCTTCAGCAACTCGAAGCATCCATCCGTCACGACACGATCCTGATCTCCATCATGTATGCCAATAATGAAACCGGTGTACTGCAGCCCATCAAAGAAATAGGAGCCATCGCAAAGAAGCACAACATTATCTTCTTCACCGATGCCACACAGGCCGCCGGCAAAATACCCATCGATGTAATAAACGATAACATAGACCTCCTCGCATTATCCGCTCATAAATTCTATGGACCCAAAGGTTGCGGCGCTATTTACGTAAGAAGAAAATCACCACGCGTAAAACTCACGCCGTTGATCGATGGAGGCGGCCACGAAAAAGGCATCCGCAGCGGCACATTGAATGTACCCGGCATCGTCGGCCTGGGCAAAGCTGCGTCCCTTGCCAATGCAGAAATGCTGGCAGATACCGGTCGCATCATCGCACTCAAAGAACATCTCGAACAATCATTATTACAAACAGGAAATGTGATCATCAATGGCAGCTCTGATCATCGTCTTCCCAACACTTCCAATCTCTCTTTCATCAACACCAACAGTGGCGTACTGATGCGCACCTTCACCAAAGACCTTGCCGTCAGTAGTGGTTCCGCCTGTACCAGTGCGTTGATGGAACCCAGCTATGTGCTCAAAGCGATGGGGCTCTCCGACGAGCTCGCCTATGGCAGTATCCGTTTTAGTCTCGGCCGTTTCACAACCCCTGAAGAAATCGATTATGTGATTGAAAAGTTGAAGAACATCTAA
- the mce gene encoding methylmalonyl-CoA epimerase, giving the protein MLKVEHIGIAVKSLTDSVPLFEKLLNTECYKTEEVTGEKVNTAFFRQGETKIELLESTSEDGVIAKFVEKKGEGIHHIAFEVADIEAEMKRLQAEGFVLLNEQPKQGADNKLVCFLHPKHTNGVLIELCMER; this is encoded by the coding sequence ATGTTGAAAGTAGAACATATCGGAATTGCTGTGAAAAGCCTCACTGATTCGGTGCCCCTGTTTGAAAAACTGCTGAACACGGAATGTTATAAAACGGAAGAAGTAACAGGAGAAAAAGTGAACACTGCATTTTTCAGGCAGGGAGAAACGAAAATTGAATTACTGGAAAGCACAAGTGAAGATGGCGTGATCGCAAAATTTGTGGAGAAGAAAGGTGAAGGTATTCATCATATCGCCTTTGAGGTGGCTGATATCGAGGCGGAAATGAAAAGATTACAGGCCGAAGGATTTGTACTGCTGAATGAACAACCTAAACAAGGCGCTGATAATAAACTGGTTTGCTTCCTTCATCCCAAACATACCAATGGAGTGTTGATAGAATTATGTATGGAAAGATAA
- a CDS encoding ribonuclease III family protein, translated as MGLLDRFFGKGNDLSFKKNLRNVLGFVPGKLPLYQAALTHRSVRDSADENNERLEYLGDAILSGIVADYLFKKYPYREEGFLTEMRSKMVNRNKLNEIAIKMGLKKITFYNKFDNSLKMSQIFGNTLEAVVGAIYLDKGFVKTKKWVLECIIIPHLYMEDLENLEINHKNKLYGWANKNGKNLEFETLDERIEGGRRLFTIGAVVDGELLAEGKAYNKKDASQIAAAIAIDKLGLNKTEIEE; from the coding sequence GTGGGACTCCTGGACCGATTTTTTGGCAAAGGGAACGATCTTTCTTTCAAAAAGAACCTTCGTAATGTACTGGGATTCGTCCCGGGGAAGCTTCCTTTGTATCAGGCAGCCCTTACACACAGATCTGTAAGGGATAGTGCCGATGAGAACAACGAACGACTCGAATACCTTGGTGATGCCATTCTCTCCGGCATCGTAGCCGACTATCTTTTTAAAAAATATCCCTATCGCGAAGAAGGGTTCCTCACCGAGATGCGCAGCAAAATGGTGAACAGGAACAAGCTGAATGAGATCGCCATCAAAATGGGACTCAAGAAGATCACCTTCTACAATAAGTTCGACAATTCACTCAAGATGAGCCAGATCTTTGGCAATACGCTGGAAGCGGTTGTGGGAGCTATTTACCTCGATAAAGGATTTGTAAAAACAAAGAAGTGGGTACTCGAATGCATCATCATCCCTCACCTCTACATGGAGGACCTCGAAAATCTCGAGATCAATCACAAGAATAAATTGTACGGCTGGGCCAATAAGAATGGGAAGAACCTTGAATTCGAAACACTCGATGAAAGGATCGAAGGCGGCCGAAGACTTTTCACCATCGGTGCAGTGGTAGATGGAGAACTGCTTGCCGAAGGCAAGGCTTACAATAAGAAAGATGCCAGTCAGATCGCAGCAGCTATAGCTATCGACAAACTGGGATTGAATAAAACAGAGATCGAAGAGTGA
- the fabF gene encoding beta-ketoacyl-ACP synthase II, with protein MQLKRVVVTGIGALTPIGNNLEEYWNGLINGVSGADAITLFDASKFKTRFACELKNFDPLEFLDKKEARKLDRFTQTALVVSDQAVNDAGLKAEGINADRVGVVFASGIGGLITFQEEVTAFAQGDGTPRFNPFFIPKMILDIAAGHISMRHGFRGPNFAVVSACASSTNAIMEAFNLIRLGKADVILAGGSESVIREAGVGGFNAMKALSERNDDPKTASRPYDKDRDGFVMGEGAGVLVLEDLDHALARGAKIYCEIAGCGATADAHHITAPHPEGLGAKNVMLSALDDAGMKATDIDYINTHGTSTPLGDIAEVKAIVDVFGEHAYNLNISSTKSMTGHCLGAAGVVEAIACIMSVVNDMVPPTINHFTDDPELDPRLNFTFGKSQQREVRAALSNTFGFGGHNACVIVKKYPA; from the coding sequence ATGCAATTAAAACGAGTTGTTGTAACGGGTATTGGTGCGTTGACGCCAATCGGTAATAATTTGGAAGAATACTGGAATGGTCTCATCAACGGAGTTTCCGGCGCTGATGCCATTACGTTATTTGATGCGTCCAAGTTCAAGACCCGTTTCGCTTGTGAACTCAAGAATTTTGATCCGTTAGAATTTCTGGATAAAAAAGAAGCAAGAAAACTGGACCGCTTCACACAAACTGCATTGGTTGTAAGTGACCAGGCAGTAAATGATGCGGGCCTCAAGGCAGAAGGCATCAATGCAGATCGCGTTGGTGTTGTATTTGCCAGTGGTATTGGTGGCTTGATCACCTTCCAGGAGGAAGTCACTGCCTTTGCACAAGGCGATGGCACTCCACGCTTCAATCCGTTCTTCATTCCGAAGATGATTCTTGATATTGCTGCAGGACATATTTCCATGCGTCACGGATTCCGTGGCCCCAACTTCGCGGTTGTAAGTGCTTGCGCTTCTTCCACCAATGCAATCATGGAAGCCTTTAACCTGATCAGGCTCGGAAAGGCTGATGTGATTCTTGCCGGTGGTTCTGAAAGTGTGATCCGCGAAGCTGGTGTGGGCGGGTTCAATGCAATGAAAGCGCTCAGTGAACGCAATGATGATCCCAAGACCGCCAGCCGTCCATACGACAAAGACCGTGATGGTTTTGTAATGGGCGAAGGCGCGGGAGTACTGGTACTGGAAGATCTGGACCATGCGCTGGCCCGTGGAGCCAAGATCTACTGCGAGATCGCAGGATGTGGCGCCACTGCCGATGCACACCATATCACTGCTCCACACCCGGAAGGGCTGGGAGCAAAGAATGTGATGCTTTCCGCGCTGGATGATGCAGGTATGAAGGCCACCGACATCGATTATATCAATACCCATGGGACCTCCACACCACTGGGAGATATAGCCGAAGTAAAAGCTATTGTGGATGTATTCGGTGAACACGCCTACAATCTCAATATCAGCTCTACCAAGTCCATGACAGGTCACTGCCTCGGCGCCGCAGGCGTTGTGGAAGCGATCGCATGCATCATGAGCGTGGTGAATGATATGGTGCCACCAACCATCAACCACTTTACTGATGATCCCGAACTGGATCCACGTCTCAATTTCACCTTTGGAAAATCCCAGCAGCGTGAAGTAAGGGCAGCCCTCTCCAATACCTTCGGGTTTGGCGGGCACAATGCCTGTGTGATTGTGAAGAAATACCCGGCATAA
- a CDS encoding acyl carrier protein gives MSDIATRVKKIIVDKLGVEEAEVTNEASFTNDLGADSLDTVELIMEFEKEFNISIPDEQAETITTVGQAIAYLEEHAK, from the coding sequence ATGTCAGACATTGCAACAAGAGTAAAAAAGATTATTGTTGATAAGTTAGGTGTAGAAGAAGCAGAAGTTACCAATGAGGCTTCTTTCACCAATGATTTGGGTGCCGACTCTCTGGACACCGTGGAACTGATTATGGAATTTGAAAAAGAATTCAACATTTCCATTCCTGATGAGCAAGCTGAAACCATTACAACAGTTGGTCAGGCTATTGCTTACTTAGAAGAACATGCTAAGTAA
- a CDS encoding GNAT family N-acetyltransferase → MALKIIDHGSFEYQQMVNLRLEILRKPLGLSFTPEELESEKEEILIGAFEDEKMLGCCMLIRADAQTVRLRQMAVLNNLQGKGIGRALMQFAENLARDRGYSRMTMHARASATGFYEKLGYEVRGDQFDEVTIPHYIMEKVLY, encoded by the coding sequence ATGGCCCTCAAAATTATAGATCACGGCTCTTTTGAATACCAGCAGATGGTTAACCTGCGCCTTGAAATCCTGCGCAAGCCACTCGGCCTGTCCTTCACTCCCGAAGAACTGGAGTCTGAAAAAGAAGAAATACTGATAGGTGCTTTTGAAGATGAAAAGATGCTCGGATGCTGTATGCTTATCCGCGCAGACGCCCAAACGGTGCGACTTCGCCAGATGGCGGTACTCAATAACCTCCAGGGAAAAGGCATCGGGCGAGCCCTGATGCAGTTTGCCGAAAACCTGGCCCGCGACCGCGGTTACAGCAGAATGACCATGCATGCCCGCGCCTCAGCCACAGGCTTTTACGAGAAACTGGGATATGAAGTAAGGGGAGATCAGTTCGATGAAGTGACCATCCCCCATTATATTATGGAGAAAGTACTTTATTAG
- a CDS encoding DUF4870 domain-containing protein, translating to MNAQDTNSIFGTADMPPVPPASEEKTMAILSHILAIVPGIGILAPLVIYLVKRNEGSFVEFHARESLNFQITILLAYIISAILIIVLVGLLFLWVLPVVNIVLVIVATIRASEGRYYRYPFCIRLV from the coding sequence ATGAACGCGCAAGATACGAACTCTATTTTCGGAACTGCCGATATGCCTCCCGTTCCTCCCGCCAGTGAAGAGAAAACGATGGCGATATTATCGCATATTCTCGCAATTGTTCCGGGGATTGGAATCCTGGCCCCGCTGGTGATCTATCTTGTAAAAAGAAATGAAGGCAGTTTTGTGGAATTTCATGCCCGTGAATCCCTGAATTTCCAGATCACGATCCTGCTGGCTTATATTATTTCGGCCATCCTGATCATTGTGCTGGTAGGATTACTCTTCTTATGGGTGTTGCCCGTTGTTAATATTGTTCTGGTGATTGTTGCCACCATCCGGGCTTCGGAAGGGAGGTATTATCGATATCCTTTCTGTATAAGGCTGGTGTAA
- a CDS encoding tetratricopeptide repeat protein, protein MFKPLRFLLVAAMLFSLSASACLNEYQRKEMPLDKNKLHLHLLLHSKEDEMPYWWHGFDGESLHSLEDMAGKNIAELNYKQRSDYAVAQLKVGDKAKGLQILQDLYRSYPNEYNIVANLGTAYELNGDKTKALECLKKAVAINPLSHFGSEWIHVRILEEQLAATPDYKKIINLNTGNFQDWLTDKTYRFPRPADSLKLQIAYQLHERIAFIAPPNAVIGQLVTDFGDIVAKTDSLGAAFEFYQFALKYDSTLKDSIDVRINGVKASQKEVKDTFRWATIVWAIPLLALVMIFLAWLRSLRNNKKADS, encoded by the coding sequence ATGTTCAAACCCCTTCGATTTCTTCTTGTTGCGGCAATGTTGTTCAGCCTTTCCGCATCCGCCTGTCTGAATGAATATCAACGTAAAGAGATGCCGCTGGATAAAAACAAACTGCATCTTCACTTGCTGCTTCATTCGAAAGAAGATGAAATGCCTTACTGGTGGCATGGATTTGACGGAGAATCTCTCCACAGCCTGGAGGACATGGCTGGAAAAAATATCGCAGAGCTGAACTACAAACAACGTTCCGACTATGCAGTTGCCCAACTCAAGGTAGGCGACAAAGCCAAAGGCCTGCAGATATTACAGGATCTCTACCGGTCATACCCAAACGAATATAATATTGTTGCCAATCTCGGCACCGCATATGAACTAAACGGCGATAAAACCAAAGCACTTGAGTGCCTTAAAAAAGCTGTCGCCATCAACCCGCTCTCGCACTTTGGTTCCGAATGGATCCATGTTCGTATCCTGGAAGAACAACTGGCGGCAACACCCGATTACAAAAAGATCATCAACCTCAACACCGGTAATTTCCAGGACTGGCTGACTGATAAAACTTATCGTTTTCCCCGCCCGGCCGATTCATTGAAATTACAGATCGCTTACCAGTTGCATGAGCGGATCGCTTTCATTGCACCGCCCAATGCCGTGATCGGACAACTGGTCACAGATTTCGGAGACATCGTTGCCAAAACAGATTCGCTTGGCGCAGCATTTGAATTCTATCAGTTTGCACTGAAGTATGATTCTACATTGAAAGACAGTATTGATGTACGCATCAATGGCGTGAAGGCTTCGCAGAAAGAAGTGAAGGATACTTTCAGATGGGCAACTATCGTATGGGCTATCCCGTTACTGGCGCTGGTAATGATCTTCCTCGCCTGGCTGAGAAGTCTCAGGAATAACAAGAAAGCAGATTCATAA